cgtcaggtCTAAATGCAGTACGTACTCgttatcaaattttataaacattacacatgtactcctgTGATGTAGCAGTAACGTCGTGTTAACGTAAATCGTAGTTAAacgccatgtgctgaagttgaattatgtagcagtgtgcagggcTATCATCCTCGCGAACACCATGGAGTGCTTCATATTAGCTTGCCGCTTCAAATATTGCTAATATTTATGTTGCTTttagcatcgttacgcaactgtaagcaACTGGTAATATGAAAATAtacgcggctgtttaacgtatacTGCGTGGCAATTTGTACATACTTTAGCGCCATTTTGTAATTTTTTGCTgaataaaaaaatgtaataaagtcaccttccatccgcatgcttcgcataccattgATTCACTCAAGATCtgcggaatgttttttttttttcggcagagttttttttttctctttccctcctTCTGTGCCGCGTCTTTCATCGCATTGCTACATCTGACGCCGTGCCTGCGGTATTTTTGTGTGCAATTAGATAGAAAAATTAGGACGCGTTATTTCATCGAAACGCAGGTACCGTATTTTTTTAAGGAAAAGAATCTCTACAATGTTAGCAATTCATTTCGGTCATcttgcagacttttttttttcttttcggtaaGATCGTGCCAAATGAGGCAGGTGCGTGCTGTTGCGTTTGCCACCGAGAGTATCAGAAATGATGCGGCCCTATGCAGCTCTGAGCATGTTGGGGTACCTCCTACAAAGCGGATAATCCGCGTGCGTCGTTATTCATACGGCTATGAATGCTAAACAGGAATGCGAATTTGCGCATGCTGGTCATCTCACCCACGTCCCATTTTCTGATGCGAACTTACATGGAAAGAAGTAGCATGCCTCTCATTACCTCTCCAAGCACCGCGCTTGGTCCTCATGTAAGTGTCTATTGCAGATGACGCCGGCAGTCAGGAAGTTCTCGAAGGCATTGCAAGGAGCATAACATTTTATTTCAGAGCAGTTATTTAGCATTTCGTAATGTCATTTGCGAAACTGTAGCAGCATTTGGAAACGCCTGTCGTTGGTTAAAACGATGCAGTTACTTCGATTATCTTCCACTTcacgttggcaaaaaaaaaaaacgcagcatcaAATGAATCACCAGTTTGCACGCTAAACTTAGTCCGCTCTCCCACCTCCCCGTCAAAATAAAGAGCCCTAtgcagaaaactttttttttattattcaagtaCCCTAAATGTAAAGCAGGCATTTCAGGAGGGAGTTACCATGAATCAATTACAGAACAAGAGCACCTATTCGAGCAGGCCACACCagagcacaataacaaaaaagaaaaaaaaaagtagtacaTCTACTCAAACTGGTACCTGAGCTACGGAGTCCATATTTGGCTGGCCGGAACatgaaacatatatatatatatatatatatatatatatatatatatatatatatatatatatatatatatatatatatatatatatatatatatatatatatccaattTCATAATAGTGTAATTGTGCTTCATCTAGTGTTCCACCTCCAGCTAATAATGCAGCTAATAATTCCAGCAGATTGTGTACGTATGCTCTTGCATTTCCTTGGACTCCCAACCATACAGGAAAAGTGGGTACACAGGAACACATCAGCCTGCATAAGTAAGGTCCATTGGGGCTTTGCACTGAAGCTATCTATACAAATGCACGAATATACTGTCCTTGTAAAAGAAATATCTTTTATTAAAATGCTCCGCTGTCCCGAACCTGTCATGTGGAGATATGAATTGTCTGAGTGCAACTACTTCCCCTACTTTATAGTTAAGTATAAATTAATAAATGAAATACGAGCTATTTTTATATACTTGAAGCCAGTTCTTCGTTTGACCAATAGGGCGGCGTGAAATTTTATAGCATGCCCAGCATTTAGAAATTCTACAGGATCTACCTGATTTGAATTGTACATTAACGAATGTATCTGATTATATTGGTAAGGAGACGCCTGGCGTGCACAAAAACGGCGACCGCCTTTTCTCTTCAGAGTGGAACTTCCAGTGCAACGGAAAAGGGGCTAATTTAGAAAGGAAAATCACGTTATAGCAACATGCATCTGTCCAGGACAGCGGCAAGTCGTGTAAAATATCGAAGTGCAACGCTTATACTCTGTGTGTCGTGGTATCTACCGCTCACAGCATACGTTCGTCTTTTAAACTGAACAGACACGAAATACGCTTGCGTCAGTTCTTGTAGGAAGCACACAGTGTTGCCACTGAGGTTTGTGCTGAGCACAGTAATAGAAAAAGTGGAAACCCGCGGAGTTGCTAAGTACATTCTGTCCGTTAGCAAGAGGGCGTTGGTTTGATTCTCGAGCAAGGCGGTTGCATTCAGAAAGGAGGAGAGGGGAGGGGGGCGAAGTGCAAATTAAACCAGTGAGTTCAGTTAATTTATGTTTACGTTACGGAAATCCGCATGCCAGAAATTATTCCTGAGGCCCCCACTAAGGGGTGCCTCGCGATCCTATAGTAATTCGGGGACGTCAACAGGACAGTCGATCACGCTGCACAGATAGCATACACACATATTCGTCTGCGAACAGAATGGCAGACCATACAATGGCGTCCGTGTCCGCTCCAAAAGCAGATGCGGCTGTCAACGGTAGAAGACCCAAGGGTAACAAATAATGACATCGGGGCTTGCACGTCCTAGAACCACGATATGTCTACAACGGACACCGTTGTAGATGGCTCCGGAATGTTTGATGATTGGATGTTTTTGAACGTccactggcatcgcacagtacacgggtctgCACAGTACACAGTACAGGCCTCCCCCGAATTGCGACTGGTGTGGCCTggatcgaacccacaaccttcgagtcagcagccgagcaccttgacTTGATTCATCGCAGCAGGCGATAACGACAagccacttttgttttgttgttcttacaAAGATGCTCAATTTCAGGAAAGACAACGTTGGATAGACGATTACCCGCTCGTGGAGGAAAGCATCTTCGTCAACGGTGGGCAGTGATGgttgtgctcgagacgccgctgttgTGGAGATTCGTGAACAGTCTACGGCGATTTCGTCGCACAAAACGCTCGCGAAGTCTCTCTCATAGAAGTAATCAGCGATCCTGCAGGGCCGTACGTGACAGCTTCATGTCAGACCGCAAAATCTGGCGTGAATCGCCCACTGCTGCCGGAGCAATTCCACCTGATAGCGTACACTGTTCGCCGTGGATTTCAACGCCGCCGTCTCCAACTTGAGCTTTCGCACTTTCCCTTGTAGAAACGTGACATGGTCGATCTTCCGCTGGCGACACCTGGCTTGTGCGATTCGGTTCCGGCACTTTTTATCCTCCAGTTTGGCGCTTTTTCCGTCGCGCATGTCACTTTGCGACAGCGGAGCCATAGCATGCGTCATGCGAGCCTGCTCACTGTTGTGTTGGTGTGGCCCAGCGTTGTTCATATCCAGGCTCATGATCCGCATGCTCAAGCTCGATGCTTCACACCTCGACAACTCTTGTGGTGCCTCGTGCATCGCCATCTGCTGTGCACCGACACTACTGCTACTGTCCTCGTCGGAGATTATGTAGCACAGTGGTGGTGGCATGGTTCCCACCGCAGGTGCCCACTGTGTCTTGCCCTTCACGTGGTCACCCGTTACGCAGTGCTCAGACCGCGGAGGTGGGCTCGAGGTGGCGTTCGACGTGGATGCGTTCGAGTCAGACCTGTTCGCGCCCATCGTGACGTGCTGCTGAAACACGGGTGACGGCGGCTGTTGA
This genomic interval from Rhipicephalus microplus isolate Deutch F79 chromosome 10, USDA_Rmic, whole genome shotgun sequence contains the following:
- the LOC119181603 gene encoding uncharacterized protein LOC119181603 translates to MYHPAQQMEEPLSRRGELSAHKRSMTLDLDNAGPSQPTSEQAHTSSPLPTPDLSMPLLTTPEFEMLLTDLKAPETPPIQTTVLPLSQEEKQHWSRFVDELSNLNLPQQLQNTQQPPSPVFQQHVTMGANRSDSNASTSNATSSPPPRSEHCVTGDHVKGKTQWAPAVGTMPPPLCYIISDEDSSSSVGAQQMAMHEAPQELSRCEASSLSMRIMSLDMNNAGPHQHNSEQARMTHAMAPLSQSDMRDGKSAKLEDKKCRNRIAQARCRQRKIDHVTFLQGKVRKLKLETAALKSTANSVRYQVELLRQQWAIHARFCGLT